Below is a window of bacterium DNA.
ACGAAGCGGGTCCTGTTGTTCGGATTGTCCTCGATGTTGCGCCGGAGGATCTTGAGCCCGTAAACTTCCGCCGCGTGCTCGCCCGCGATGCCCGCCGCGTCCGGCTCCTCCGCCGCCCTCTCCGCCGCGCGCGCCGTATTCTCCACCTCCACCACCGGCAGATTCGGCGCGTTCTCGTCCAGCCAGGTCCGGCACTGGGCGATGGCCTGGGGATGCGAGTAGATCTTTCGGATCCCCTTCAGACTCGATCCGCGCGCCATCAGGTGGTGAGAGATGGGCAATGTGATCTCGGCCACGATGTTCAAGGTGGAATCGACGAAGGCATCCAGCGTCGCTCCCACGATGCCCTCCGTCGAGTTCTCGATGGGCACGACCCCGAACCGCGCCCGGTCATGTTCCACGGCGTCGAAGACCTTGGAGATGGACGGCTCGGGTGCGAGATCCGTCGACCGGCCGAACTGTTTCAGGGCCGCCAAATTGGTGAACGAGCCCGCCGGGCCGAAATACGCCACCTTGAGCGGAGACTGGAGGGCCCGCGAGGCCGAAAGGATTTCCCGAAAGACCGCCCGGAGGGCGTGATTGGGGAACGGGCCGCCGTTCCGGCGCGTCAGGCGGTCAAGGAGATCCTTCTCGCGCTGCGGGGCGTAGACCTCCTTGCGCGAGGCCTCCTTGATCTTTCCGACCTGGAGGACGACGCGCGAGCGGTCGTTCAACAGCCCAAGGATCTTTTGGTCGAGCCGGTCGATTTGGGAACGGAGACGATTGAGCTTGCGCGCGGACATCGGGTGAATTTATGGGTGATTCTCTATGGTTGCAACCGAAAAACTTGTTTCAGAGCTGAAGGCCGCCCGCGAGGGCGCCGCCTTCTACGACGCCTCGGCCTGGGGCCAGTTCGTGGTGTCGGGTCCGGACGCCCCCGGGTTTCTCCACCGCATGCTCTCAAACGAGGTTCAGAAGCTTGGCCTGGGCGAGGGACGCTATCAAGGTCTCCTGGACCGCAAGGGCATGACCCTCTCCCTCTTTTATCTGAGGCGCCTCGCGGACCAGGAATTCCTGGGCGTCACGCCCCCGCGCCTCACCGAGAAGACGACCGGTTTCCTGAACAAGATGAAGTTCATCGAGAAGGTGCAGATCCGGGACGTATCGCAGGAACGCGGTCTCCTCTTCTTGATCGGGCCGAAGGCGGATGAATTCAAGGCCCAGGTGGCCGGTGAGGCCTCCCTGACGTGGGAGGACAAGGCGTTTACCCCGCCCTGGGTCGCCGTGAGCGGCCCCAGGGACGTCCTCCGTCCTGCCCTCTCGTCCCTAGGAGAAAAAATTCCGTCCGTTTCCGATACGGCGTTCCGGCTGATTCGCATGGCGGCGGGATTCCCCGAATACGGCGTCGATCTC
It encodes the following:
- the pheA gene encoding chorismate mutase — protein: MSARKLNRLRSQIDRLDQKILGLLNDRSRVVLQVGKIKEASRKEVYAPQREKDLLDRLTRRNGGPFPNHALRAVFREILSASRALQSPLKVAYFGPAGSFTNLAALKQFGRSTDLAPEPSISKVFDAVEHDRARFGVVPIENSTEGIVGATLDAFVDSTLNIVAEITLPISHHLMARGSSLKGIRKIYSHPQAIAQCRTWLDENAPNLPVVEVENTARAAERAAEEPDAAGIAGEHAAEVYGLKILRRNIEDNPNNRTRFV